The Ornithinimicrobium faecis region CGACCGCCGCGGACCGGCCCGAGCTGGCGGAGCCGGCCGAGGCACTGGACGAGGCCAGCACCATGACGGCCCTCTTCACCGGGGCTCGGCGCTTTGACCCCATACGCATGGGCCTCCGCCCCTCGGCCGACCCTGCGGCGCTCGAGGAGTTCGTCGAGACCTGGCAGAGCGAACTCATCGCCCACCCATTCACCACGATCGCGGTGGGCCACGGTGTGGCGGACGGCCAGGGCACCGCGACCATCGTCTACCGGTTCGTGGCGGCGGAGGGTGCCGAGGCCGCGGCGCCAACCATCGAGTCACTGCTGCAGGGCGAGACGTTCGACGGGTCCCGGTCTCTGTCCGCGGCCCTCACCGTCGAGTCGGTGGAGGTCCAGGACAACCTCGTGATCGTCACCGGCACGCAGCCCCCGGCCACGTCCTGGAACGTGCTGCACCAGATGGTGATGACCGGTGAGCCGCCCTTCGTCCTGGGCGGCTGAGACACTCCGGTCGCGCCCAGCCGCGCGCCGGTCAGGCGTGTCCCACGCGGTGGCTCAGGCCCCGCCGCCACCGCCCAGGTGATCAGTGCGCGTGCGCATCTCTCGCTCGAAGGTGGGCTGCTTGTCCAAGCGCTCACCGGCACTCAGATAGGACGCGCCACCAGGTGCGTCGTCCTTCGGCGCGAGCAGGCGCAGCAGGCTTCGTAGGAACTTCATGGTCGTCTCCGATCCCTGGTGGTCAGCTCGCTACTACGGCCTCGTCGTGATAGTCCCACTTTGAGATTCATAGAGGTACCGTTTCCTGGTGAGCACCCCGATCACACTCCGCCTCCACGACGAGCTCGTGGCCTTTCTGGACCGCAACGTCGCCGAGGGTCGCGCCGCGAGCCGCGCCTCGCTGGTGACTTCCGCCCTAGAGCGCGAGATGCGTCGCCAGGTGGCGGAGCGGGACGCTGAGATCCTCCGCGAGGTTGGCGCCGAGGACGACCTCGATGATCTGGTGGCCTGGACAGTGCCCGGCGGCCGTCATCGGCAGTCGCCCTCAGCTAGTGATCGTGTCTGCTCACCTCGGGCAACGTCCGGCTGACGACCACTCCTGCCAGACCGAGCAGCCCGAGGAAGAGCAGGGCAACCTCCGGGCCGAGCAGAGCGAGGCCCCCTGAGATCGCCCCGGCGACCAGCAGCAGGACGCCCATGGCTGTGTTGGCCACCGCCACATACTCCGTCCGCTGGTCGTCCTCGGCCATGTCGACGACGTAGGTCTTGCGCGCCACCCGCACCGCCGTGTGGGTCAGGGCCAGGACCAGATAGGTGAGGGGATAGAGCCACCAGGCACTCGGCATACCCGGAATGCGCAGCAGGAGAAGGAAACCGACGATCACAACCGTGGCTGCCGCAGCACCCCACACCATCAGGTCGCGCGACGACCGGTCGGCCAGTCTCCCGAAGGTCTTGCCGCCGATCAGGCCGGCGACGCCCTGGGCGATGACGAACGGACCGAGCCCGGCGAGCCCACCGCCGCCAGCCTGCGCGGCGAGCGCCACCACGAAGGGCGGGCTCAGAGCCGAGACCAGGAGCAACGAGCGAGCGACGACGAACCGGCGGAAGCCACGGTCCTCGCGCAGCAGCTGCACCGCACGACCCGCCCAGCCGGCGGTCTCCTCCGGTGTGTCCGGCTCCTCGTCAGGCTCACGGATGCCGAGGAAGACCAGCAGGGCCAGCACCCAGAGCGCGGCCGCGATCGCGAGCAGCCAGGCAAGCACGTCGGCGCCTGCTCCGTCACCGCCCAGGAGCCGTATGCCGAGGCCCAGGGTGATCGCGACCGCGCCGGACAGGACGGTGGTGAGCCCGTTGATCTGACCGCGCTCTCCCTTGGGGATGGTCCGGCCCAGGACGTCCTTGCCGGCCAGTGAGGTCAGAGCGCGCGCGAGGGAGAAGACCGCGAGCGCCACCAGGATGACCACTCCCGCCACGAGGCCGTGGAGGGTTGCCGCGGCACCGGCCATGCCGGCCGCTCCCAGCGCCTGCCCTGCCGCGCCCAGCCCCCAGAGATGGCGCCGGCGCTTGGTGCGCTCAACCCATGGGGCCAGAGCTGCCTGGGGAAGCATCGAGCCGGACTCCCGGATGGGCACCAGCAGTCCAGTCAGGCCAGCGGGCACGCCCAGGGAGGCGAACAGCCAGGGCAGGACGGTCTTGGCGTTGACGACCTGATCCCCGGTGGCCTGGAGCGCCTCGGCGAGGATCTGTCGACTGCCGTTGGCAGCGACCTCGCGCTGCTCCTCGCGCGACTGGTCACTGCGGTCGGCCCGGACGAGGCGCTGATAGACGGGGGTGAGGCTCACGGCCTTAGTGTGCCGTGGTCGCTGTCAGGCTCCGCGTGCACCGCCAGGCTCCCGCAGAGCAGCGACCCCACCAGACGGGTGAATGAGTCGTGCTGTGACTCAGCCATCCGTCGACAACAGAGCCCCGCCGACCACCAGTCGCTGGTCGGGCGATGGCTGGGTCTCGTTAACGGGCCAGGTCAGCCGGCCGGAATCGCACCGGGAACGGCACCTTGGTCTCGAACAGGTCATCGCCACCGACGACCTGGCCGGACTGATAAGTCTCGCCGACCAACGTGAAGACCCTGATGGCGGGATGCAGCGGGTCCACCACCCAGTAGTGCTCGACACCGAACCGGCCCAACACCTCCGGCTTTCGGACCAGATCGGTCCGCCGACTGGACGGCGACAGAATCTCAACCGCAAGGACCGGCGGATCCTCCACCTCCGATCCCTCGACCAGCGAGCGGGGCACCACCATGAGATCGGGCTGCACGACAGTGCGCTCTCCGACCCGCAGGTCAAGCGGGGCTGCAAGAACGCGGAGGTCAGGAGGCAAGGCGGCGCTGAGGAGGAACACCAGCTCCCCGCTCACCACCTGGTGGGCGACTCCGGGGCTTGGCGACCAGATCAACTCACCGTCGATGAGCTGGACGGTCATGTCCTCCCGCTGCTCGCGATACGCATGCAGGTCCTCGACCGTGTAGATCCCGACCTCGGTGATGCTCATAGCGATCAGCGCGCCAGGTCAGCGGGTCGGAAACGCACCTGGAACGGCACGTCGGTCTCGAACAGGTCATCGCCACCGACGATCTGGCCGGAGTGATAGGTCTCACCGACCAACCTGAAGACCCTGATTGCCGGGTGGAGGGGGTCCACCACCCAGTAGTGCTCGACCCCGAACCGGCCCAACACCTCCGGCTTGCGCACCAAGTCCGTCCGCCGACTCGATGGCGACAAAATCTCGACCGCAAGAACCGGTGGATTTGTGATTTCCGAGCCGTGACGACCGGCATCGTGGATCACCAGAATGTCTGGCTGCACCACCGTGCTCTCCCCCGTCCGCACGTCGAGCGGGGCCGACAGCACAAGTTGCTGTTTGGGGACTGCGTTGAGGAGGATCCCGAACAGCCGGGAATGCACGATCTGATGAGCGAGACTCGGGCTCGGGGACACGATCAACTCACCGTCGATGAGCTGGACGGTCATGTCGTCCCGCTGCTCGCGATAGGCATGCAGGTCCTCGACCGTGTAGATCCCGACCTCGGTGATGCTCATGGTCTCCATGGTGCCCCTCCCGAAACATGCCGTCCAGCGTGGCACGGTCAGAAGGGTCACCTCAGAAGTTGTCCACAGCGACCAAGGCGTCTCACTCCTCGCGCATCGGCACCCGCACGCCACGCTCGGTGGCCACCTCGTCAGCGATGTCATAACCAGCGTCCACGTGCCGGATCACGCCCATGCCCGGGTCGTTGGTCAGGACCCGCTGGAGCTTCTGCGCGGCCAGCTCTGTGCCGTCAGCCAGCGACACCTGCCCTGCGTGCATGGAGCGCCCGATCCCGACACCGCCACCGTGGTGCAACGACACCCAGGACGCACCCGAGGAGGTGTTGATCAACGCGTTGAGCAACGGCCAGTCAGCGATCGCATCGGAACCATCGGCCATCGACTCGGTCTCGCGATAAGGGCTGGCCACCGAGCCTGCGTCCAGGTGGTCACGGCCAATGACGATCGGGGCCTCGACCTCACCGCGAGCCACCATGTCATTGAACTTCAGGCCCGCCTTGTCGCGCTCGCCGTAGCCCAGCCAGCAGATCCGCGCCGGCAGCCCCTCAAAGGCGACCTTCTCCCGTGCACCACGCAGCCACTTCTGCAGGTGGTCGTTGTCCGGGAACAGATCCATCACGGCCTTGTCGGTGGCAAAGATGTCCTTCTCCTCGCCCGAGAGGGCAGCCCAGCGGAACGGCCCCCTGCCCTCGCAGAACAGCGGCCGGATGTAGGCCGGCACGAACCCGGGGAACTCGAAGGCCCGCTCATAGCCACCCTTGCGGGCCTCGTCGCGGATGCTGTTGCCATAGTCGAAGACCTCGGCGCCGGCATCCATGAAGCCGACCATCGCCTCGACGTGCTTGGCCATCGAGGCCTGCGACCGGTCGGTGAACTCCTCAGGCTTCTTCTCGGCATACTCCGGCCAGTCCTGCACCGAGATGCCCTCGGGCAGATAGGACAACGGGTCATGGGCGGAGGTCTGGTCCGTCACGATGTCGATCGCCACGCCGCGGCGCAGCAACTCAGGGAACACCTCGGCGGCGTTTCCGACGACCCCGATCGAGACCGCCTCGCGGGCCTCCTTGGCCGCGAGCGCCCGCTCGATGCCGGCGTCCAGGGAGTCGGCCACCTCATCGAGATAGCGGCTCTTGACCCGGCGGCGGAGCCGTGCCTCGTCGACATCGACGATCAGACAGGTGCCACCGTTGAGGGTGACCGCGAGCGGCTGGGCCCCGCCCATGCCGCCGCACCCGCCGGTGAGAGTCAGCGTGCCGGCGAGGGTGTCGTTGAACTTCTTGGCTGCGATGGCGGCGAAGGTCTCATACGTCCCCTGCAGGATGCCCTGGGTGCCGATGTAGATCCACGACCCGGCAGTCATCTGGCCATACATGGTCAGGCCGAGGTGCTCCAGACGCCGGAACTCCGGCCAGTTGGCCCAGTCCGGCACCAGGTTGGAGTTGGCGATCAGCACGCGCGGTGCCCACTCGTGGGTCTGGAAGACGCCGACCGGACGGCCGGACTGCACCAGCATCGTCTCGTCCTCGCGCAGCGTGGTGAGCGTGCGGACCATGGCGTCGAAAGACTTCCAGTCGCGCGCAGCGCGTCCGGTGCCGCCATAGACGACCAGGTCGTCGGGCCGCTCGGCGACCTCGGGGTCCAGGTTGTTCATCAGCATCCGCAGCGGGGCCTCAGTGGCCCAACTGCGGGCGGTCAGGGTCGTGCCGCGCGCTGCGCGGACGGGACGGGCGCCTTCCATGATGCTCTCCTTTGAGTATGCCGACGGGCCGGCTTTCTGGGTCGAGTTCCGGCGGGGTGACGGTGCGGTGATGCGGGTGGTGGTGCGGGTGGTGCGATCGGTACGAAACCTCTACGAAAATGCGGGTGGGGTGTACGAAACCTCTATTTTTTTGCGGGTGGGGCGTACGAAACCTTTATCTTTTTAGTGGAGGGGGCCGGTGACCGACTCTGCGGCGCGGCGGACGGCGCCGTCCGCGACCAGATCGACCACCGTCTCGATCTCGGGGGCCAGGAACCGGTCCGGTCCCGGGCCGGCCACCGGGTCATAGGCGGTGCCCTCGACGTCCGCGGGCTCACCCGGGATCACGCCGGTGCGCAGCAGCTGCACGACAGCACCTGTCGCCGGGGCCGGCGTCAGCGGGGCCCGCAGGTCGAGGGCACGGGCCGCGGTCAGCACCTCGACGGCGATCACCCGGGTCAACCCGTCCACGGACCGGCGCAGCTTGCGGGCCCCGGACCAGCCCATCGAGACGTGGTCCTCCTGCATCGCCGAGCTCGGGATCGAGTCGACGCTGGCGGGGTTGGCCAGGCGCTTGAGCTCGGAGACGATCGCGGCCTGGGTGTATTGCGCGATCATGTGACCGGAGTCGACGCCCGGGTCGTCGGCCAGGAACGGGTTGAGCCCGTGGTTGCGTGCCACGTCGAGGAAGCGGTCGGTGCGCCGCTCGGAGATGCTGGCCACGTCCGCGGCCACGATGGCCAGGAAGTCCAGGACATAGGCGACCGGGGCCCCATGGAAGTTGCCGTTGGACTCCACCCGGCCGTCCAGCGTCACGACCGGGTTGTCGACCGCAGCCGCCAGCTCGCGCTCAGCGACGGTCGAGCAGTGGGTCATGGTGTCGCGCGCGGCACCGTGGACCTGCGGGCTGCACCGCAGGGAGTAGGCGTCCTGCACGCGCGTGCAGGCCTCGGGGTCGCGGTGGCTGTCGCGAATCGCGCTGTCCGCCATCATTTTCCGGAGGTTCTCGGCGGCCAGGGCCTGTCCCGGGTGGGGACGCAGCGCCTGCAGGTCCGCAGCAAAGACGTCATCGGTGCCGAGCTGCCCCTCGACGCTCATCGCGGCAGCCACATCGGCCGTCGCCAGCAACGTGTCCAGGTCGGCCAGGGCCAGGACCAACTGCCCGAGCATCCCGTCGGTGCCGTTGATCAGGGCCAGGCCCTCCTTCTCGGCGAGCTGGACCGGCTCGATCCCGGCGGAGGCCAGGGCCTCCCCGGCCTCGGTGATGTCGCCGTCGGCATCGCGTACCAGCCCCTCCCCCATGACCGCCAGCGCGCAGTGAGCCAGCGGGGCCAGGTCGCCCGAGCAGCCGAGGGAGCCGTACTCGTGAACCACCGGCGTGATGCCCGCGTTGAGCAGCGCGGCATAGGCCTGCGCCGTCTCGACCCGCACACCGGTGCGCCCGGTCGCCAGGGTCGACAGGCGCAGCAGCATCGTGCCGCGCACGACCTCACGCTCAACCTCGGGGCCGGAGCCGGCCGCGTGGCTGCGGACCAGGCTGCGCTGCAGTTGCGCCCGCATGTCCTCGGGGATGTGCTTGGTGGCCAGCGCGCCAAACCCGGTCGAGATGCCGTAGTGCGGCACGGGGTCCTCAGCCAGCGCCTCGATCACGGCACGGCTCGCGGCAATCCCCTCCAGCGCCTCGGGCGAGATCTCAACGCGGGCGCCGTGGCGCGCGACGGCGACGACCTCCTCGCGCGTCAGGGCGCCCACGCCGACGGACACGGTGGACGGGGCTTCGGGTGCGGCGGTGCGACTCATGACAGCCATTCCACCGTGCCCCAGCCCGGCCGGCCACCCAGAACATCCGTTTGCTGTCTCACGCGTGAGACAGTGCAGACTAGTGTCCAGGAGGTGCGACATGACGCACGACCCGGATCACGATCAACGAGCCATGAACCCTGGCGCCAGGGGCGGCAACGGCATGCACGACCCTCGCCTGTCCCAGGCCTATCGCGAC contains the following coding sequences:
- a CDS encoding MFS transporter, with the translated sequence MSLTPVYQRLVRADRSDQSREEQREVAANGSRQILAEALQATGDQVVNAKTVLPWLFASLGVPAGLTGLLVPIRESGSMLPQAALAPWVERTKRRRHLWGLGAAGQALGAAGMAGAAATLHGLVAGVVILVALAVFSLARALTSLAGKDVLGRTIPKGERGQINGLTTVLSGAVAITLGLGIRLLGGDGAGADVLAWLLAIAAALWVLALLVFLGIREPDEEPDTPEETAGWAGRAVQLLREDRGFRRFVVARSLLLVSALSPPFVVALAAQAGGGGLAGLGPFVIAQGVAGLIGGKTFGRLADRSSRDLMVWGAAAATVVIVGFLLLLRIPGMPSAWWLYPLTYLVLALTHTAVRVARKTYVVDMAEDDQRTEYVAVANTAMGVLLLVAGAISGGLALLGPEVALLFLGLLGLAGVVVSRTLPEVSRHDH
- a CDS encoding Uma2 family endonuclease, whose translation is MSITEVGIYTVEDLHAYREQREDMTVQLIDGELIWSPSPGVAHQVVSGELVFLLSAALPPDLRVLAAPLDLRVGERTVVQPDLMVVPRSLVEGSEVEDPPVLAVEILSPSSRRTDLVRKPEVLGRFGVEHYWVVDPLHPAIRVFTLVGETYQSGQVVGGDDLFETKVPFPVRFRPADLAR
- a CDS encoding Uma2 family endonuclease codes for the protein MSITEVGIYTVEDLHAYREQRDDMTVQLIDGELIVSPSPSLAHQIVHSRLFGILLNAVPKQQLVLSAPLDVRTGESTVVQPDILVIHDAGRHGSEITNPPVLAVEILSPSSRRTDLVRKPEVLGRFGVEHYWVVDPLHPAIRVFRLVGETYHSGQIVGGDDLFETDVPFQVRFRPADLAR
- the hutU gene encoding urocanate hydratase, translated to MEGARPVRAARGTTLTARSWATEAPLRMLMNNLDPEVAERPDDLVVYGGTGRAARDWKSFDAMVRTLTTLREDETMLVQSGRPVGVFQTHEWAPRVLIANSNLVPDWANWPEFRRLEHLGLTMYGQMTAGSWIYIGTQGILQGTYETFAAIAAKKFNDTLAGTLTLTGGCGGMGGAQPLAVTLNGGTCLIVDVDEARLRRRVKSRYLDEVADSLDAGIERALAAKEAREAVSIGVVGNAAEVFPELLRRGVAIDIVTDQTSAHDPLSYLPEGISVQDWPEYAEKKPEEFTDRSQASMAKHVEAMVGFMDAGAEVFDYGNSIRDEARKGGYERAFEFPGFVPAYIRPLFCEGRGPFRWAALSGEEKDIFATDKAVMDLFPDNDHLQKWLRGAREKVAFEGLPARICWLGYGERDKAGLKFNDMVARGEVEAPIVIGRDHLDAGSVASPYRETESMADGSDAIADWPLLNALINTSSGASWVSLHHGGGVGIGRSMHAGQVSLADGTELAAQKLQRVLTNDPGMGVIRHVDAGYDIADEVATERGVRVPMREE
- the hutH gene encoding histidine ammonia-lyase, whose amino-acid sequence is MSRTAAPEAPSTVSVGVGALTREEVVAVARHGARVEISPEALEGIAASRAVIEALAEDPVPHYGISTGFGALATKHIPEDMRAQLQRSLVRSHAAGSGPEVEREVVRGTMLLRLSTLATGRTGVRVETAQAYAALLNAGITPVVHEYGSLGCSGDLAPLAHCALAVMGEGLVRDADGDITEAGEALASAGIEPVQLAEKEGLALINGTDGMLGQLVLALADLDTLLATADVAAAMSVEGQLGTDDVFAADLQALRPHPGQALAAENLRKMMADSAIRDSHRDPEACTRVQDAYSLRCSPQVHGAARDTMTHCSTVAERELAAAVDNPVVTLDGRVESNGNFHGAPVAYVLDFLAIVAADVASISERRTDRFLDVARNHGLNPFLADDPGVDSGHMIAQYTQAAIVSELKRLANPASVDSIPSSAMQEDHVSMGWSGARKLRRSVDGLTRVIAVEVLTAARALDLRAPLTPAPATGAVVQLLRTGVIPGEPADVEGTAYDPVAGPGPDRFLAPEIETVVDLVADGAVRRAAESVTGPLH